In Pongo abelii isolate AG06213 chromosome 15, NHGRI_mPonAbe1-v2.0_pri, whole genome shotgun sequence, a single window of DNA contains:
- the CARMIL3 gene encoding capping protein, Arp2/3 and myosin-I linker protein 3 isoform X11, with translation MCLIRRGNADTPEGPRDTSPNSETSTSTTHSVCGGFSETYAALCDYNGLHCREEVQWDVDTIYHAEDNREFNLLDFSHLESRDLALMVAALAYNQWFSKLYCKDLRLGSEVLEQVLHTLSKSGSLKELVLDNAGLKTDFVQKLAGVFGENGSCVLHALTLSHNPIEDKGFLSLSQQLLCFPTGLTKLCLAKTAISPRGLQALGQTFGANPAFASSLRYLDLSKNPGLLATDEANALYSFLAQPNALVHLDLSGTDCVIDLLLGALLHGCCSHLTYLNLARNSCSHRKGREAPPAFKQFFSSAYTLSHVNLSATKLPLEALRALLQGLSLNSHLSDLHLDLSSCELRSAGAQALQEQLGAVTCVGSLDLSDNGFDSDLLTLVPALGKNKSLKHLFLGKNFNVKAKTLEEILHKLVQLIQEEDCSLQSLSVADSRLKLRTSILINALGSNTCLAKVDLSGNGMEDIGAKMLSKALQINSSLRTILWDRNNTSALGFLDIARALESNHTLRFMSFPVSDISQAYRSAPERTEDVWQKIQWCLVRNNHSQTCPQEQAFRLQQGLVTSSAEQMLQRLCGRVQEEVRALRLCPLEPVQDELLYARDLIKDAKNSRALFPSLYELGHVLANDGPVRQRLESVASEVSKAVDKELQVILESMVSLTQELCPVAMRVAEGHNKMLSNVAERVTVPRNFIRGTLLEQAGQDIQNKLDEVKLSVVTYLTNSIVDEILQELYHSHKSLARHLTQLRTLSDPPGCPGQGQDLSSRGRGRNHDHEETTDDELGTNIDTMAIKKQKRCRKIRPVSAFISGSPQDMESQLGNLGIPPGWFSGLGGSQPTASGSWEGLSELPTHGYKLRHQTQGRPRPPRTTPPGPGRPSQMPAPGTRQENGMATRLDEGLEDFFSRRVMEESSSYPRTLRTVRPGLSEAPLPPLQKKRRRGLFHFRRPQSFKGDRGPGSPTTGLLLPPPPPPPPTQESPPSPDTPSLGNNSSPCWSPEEESSLLPGFGGGRGPSFRRKMGTEGSEPGEGGPAPGTAQQPRVHGVALPGLERAKGWSFDGKREGPGPDQEGSTQAWQKRRSSDDAGPGSWKPPPPPQSTKPSFSAMRRAEATWHIAEESAPNHSCQSPSPASQDGEEEKEGTLFPERTLPARNAKLQDPALAPRPPKPVAVPRGHRPPQEPGVREEAEAGDAAPGVNKPRLRLSSQQDQEEPEVQGPPDPGRRTAPLKPKRTRRAQSCDKLEPDRRRPPDPTAGTSEPGTD, from the exons AT GTGTTTGATCCGGCGTGGAAACGCAGACACCCCAGAGGGGCCCCGAGATACATCCCCCAACTCTGAGACTTCCACATCTACCACCCACAGTGTCTGCG GTGGCTTCTCTGAGACCTACGCTGCTCTGTGTGACTACAATGGGCTACACTGCCGTGAGGAGGTTCAATGG GATGTGGACACCATCTACCATGCTGAAGATAACCGCGAGTTCAATCTTTTGGATTTCAGCCACTTGGAGAGCCG AGACTTGGCCCTAATGGTAGCAGCCCTGGCCTACAACCAGTGGTTCAGCAAACTCTACTGCAAGGACTTGCGGCTG GGCTCTGAAGTGCTAGAACAGGTGCTACATACCCTAAGCAAGTCGGGGAGCCTCAAAGAGCTGGTGCTGGACAACGCCGGGCTTAAGAC GGACTTTGTCCAGAAGCTGGCCGGGGTGTTTGGGGAGAACGGGAGCTGTGTGCTGCATGCCCTCACTCTGTCCCACAACCCCATCGAAGACAAGG GTTTTCTCAGTCTGAGCCAGCAGCTCCTCTGCTTCCCCACTGGCCTCACCaaactgtgcctggccaagactgcCATTTCCCCTCGAG GGCTCCAGGCACTCGGCCAGACCTTCGGGGCCAACCCAGCATTTGCCAGCTCCCTTCGATACCTGGACCTGAGCAAGAATCCTGGGCTCCTCGCCACGGATGAGGCCAAT GCCCTCTACAGTTTCCTGGCCCAACCCAATGCCCTGGTGCACCTGGACCTGTCAGGAACTGACTGCGTCATCGACTTG CTTCTCGGTGCCCTGCTCCACGGCTGCTGCTCCCACCTCACCTACCTCAACCTGGCTCGCAACAGCTGCTCCCACag GAAGGGTCGAGAGGCCCCCCCGGCCTTCAAGCAGTTCTTCAGCAGCGCCTACACACTGAGCCACGTCAACCTGTCGGCCACAAAGCTGCCCCTGGAGGCCCTCAG GGCGCTGCTTCAGGGCCTCTCCCTCAACAGTCACCTCAGTGACCTGCACCTGGATCTCAGCAGCTGTGAG CTCCGCTCAGCGGGAGCCCAAGCCTTGCAGGAGCAGCTGGGAGCTGTCACCTGTGTAGGCAGCTTGGATCTGTCAGACAATG GGTTCGACTCGGACCTCCTGACATTGGTGCCCGCACTTGGCAAGAACAAGTCCCTCAAGCACCTGTTTTTGGGCAAGAACTTCAATGTCAAGGCCAA GACCCTGGAGGAGATCCTCCACAAGCTGGTGCAGCTGATCCAGGAAGAGGACTGT TCCCTGCAGTCACTGTCGGTGGCAGACTCCCGGCTGAAGCTTCGCACCAGCATCCTCATCAACGCCCTGGGCAGCAACACCTGCCTGGCCAAGGTGGATCTGAGCGGCAATGGCATGGAGGACATCGGGGCCAAGATGCTGTCTAAGGCCCTGCAGATAAACTCCTCCCTCAG AACTATCCTATGGGATCGGAACAATACATCTGCCCTGGGCTTCCTGGACATTGCAAGGGCCCTGGAGAG CAACCACACGCTGCGCTTCATGTCCTTCCCCGTGAGCGACATCTCCCAAGCCTATCGCAGCGCCCCTGAGCGCACCGAGGACGTCTGGCAGAAG atccaatggtgcttagTGAGGAACAACCACTCCCAGACGTGCCCCCAGGAGCAGGCCTTCAGGTTGCAGCAGGGCCTGGTGACCAGCAGCGCCGAGCAA atgCTGCAGCGGCTGTGTGGACGAGTGCAGGAGGAGGTGCGGGCCCTGAGACTGTGCCCCCTGGAGCCCGTGCAGGATGAGCTACTCTACGCTCGGGACCTCATCAAAGATGCCAAGAACTCCCGGGCG CTGTTTCCCAGCCTCTATGAGCTGGGCCACGTGCTGGCCAATGACGGGCCTGTGCGGCAGAGGCTGGAATCAGTAGCAAGTGAGGTGTCCAAAGCTGTGGACAAGGAGCTGCAG GTGATCCTGGAGTCCATGGTCAGCCTGACACAGGAGTTATGCCCTGTGGCCATGCGGGTGGCCGAGGGACACAACAAGATGCTGAGCAATGTGGCGGAGCGTGTCACTGTGCCCCGGAACTTCATCCGAGGGACACTGCTGGAGCAAGCAGGACAGGACATTCAGAACAAGCTGGA CGAAGTGAAGCTCTCAGTCGTCACCTACCTAACCAACTCCATAGTGGATGAGATCCTGCAAGAGCTCTACCATTCCCACAAGAGCCTG GCCCGGCACCTGACCCAGCTAAGGACGCTGTCAGATCCACCAGGGTGCCCAGGCCAAGGGCAAGATCTGTCCTCCCGGGGCCGAGGCCGGAACCATGACCATGAGGAGACCACAGATGATGAACTTGGGACCAACATT GACACCATGGCCATCAAAAAGCAGAAACGCTGCCGCAAGATCCGGCCGGTGTCTGCCTTCATCA GCGGGAGCCCTCAGGACATGGAAAGCCAACTGGGGAACCTGGGGATCCCCCCTGGCTGGTTCTCAGGACTCGGGGGCAGCCAGCCCACAGCTAGTGGCTCCTGGGAAGGTCTCTCTGAGCTGCCCACTCATGGTTACAAACTAAGGCATCAAACACAAGGGAGGCCCCGCCCCCCCAGGACCACACCTCCAGGACCTGGTCGACCCAGT cagatgccagcacctggGACTCGTCAGGAGAATGGGATGGCCACCCGCCTGGATGAAGGGCTGGAGGACTTCTTCAGCCGAAGGGTCATGGAGGAAAGTTCTAG CTACCCCCGGACTCTGAGGACCGTGCGGCCAGGACTCTCGGAGGCACCGCTGCCTCCACTCCAGAAGAAGAGGCGCCGGGGCCTGTTTCACTTTCGCCGGCCCCAGAGCTTCAAGGGGGACAGGGGGCCGGGGTCCCCCACCACTGgactcctcctccctccacccccaccccctcccccgaCTCAGGAGAGCCCCCCTAGCCCAGACACCCCAAGCCTCGGCAATAACTCCTCTCCCTGCTGGAGCCCAGAGGAGGAGAGCAGCCTCCTCCCTGGATTTGGTGGGGGCCGGGGCCCTTCCTTCCGCAGGAAGATG GGCACTGAGGGGTCAGAGCCAGGGGAGGGGGGCCCAGCCCCTGGGACAGCACAGCAGCCAAGGGTTCACGGTGTTGCCCTTCCCGGGTTGGAAAGAGCCAAGGGTTGGAGCTTCGATGGGAAACGAGAG GGCCCAGGCCCAGACCAGGAGGGCAGCACCCAGGCCTGGCAGAAACGGCGCTCTTCAGACGACGCAG GGCCTGGATCCTGGAAGCCCCCACCACCGCCCCAAAGCACCAAACCAAGCTTCAGCGCCATGCGCAGAGCAGAGGCCACGTGGCACATAG CTGAAGAGAGTGCCCCCAACCACAGCTGCCAGagtcccagcccagcctcccaagatggggaagaggagaaggaggggacCCTCTTCCCAGAGAGGACACTTCCAGCTAGGAATGCTAAG CTACAGGACCCCGCTCTAGCTCCACGGCCTCCCAAGCCAGTGGCTGTGCCCAGGGGCCACCGGCCTCCCCAGGAGCCAGGGGtcagggaggaggctgaggctggagatgcAGCTCCAGGAGTCAACAAACCCCGGCTGAGGCTGAGCTCACAGCAAGACCAAGAGGAGCCCGAAGTCCAAG GGCCTCCTGATCCAGGCCGGCGGACTGCCCCACTGAAGCCCAAGAGGACACGGCGGGCACAGTCCTGTGACAAGCTGGAACCTGATAGAAGACGGCCTCCTGACCCCACAG CAGGAACCAGTGAGCCAGGAACAGACTGA